Proteins encoded within one genomic window of Humulus lupulus chromosome 1, drHumLupu1.1, whole genome shotgun sequence:
- the LOC133806227 gene encoding guanosine nucleotide diphosphate dissociation inhibitor At5g09550-like, whose amino-acid sequence MDEEYDVVVLGTGLKECILSGLLSADGLKVLHMDRNDYYGGESTSLNLNQLWKRFRDSDKPPEHLGSSKDYNVDMIPKFTMANGGLVRVLIHTDVTKYLNFKAVDGSFVYNKGKIHKVPSNDVEALKSPLMGLFEKRRARKFFIYVQDYEDSDPKSHEGLDLNKVTARDLISKYGLDDNTVDFIGHALALHRNDTYLDEPALDFVKRVKLYAESLARFQGGSPYIYPHYGLGELPQGFARLSAVYGGTYMLGKPECKVEFDENGKAYGVTSEGETAKCKKVVCDPSYLSDKVKKVGKVARAICIMSHPIPHTNDSHSAQVILPQKQLGRKSDMYLFCCSYSHNIAPKGKYIAFVLTEAETDDPQVELKPGIDLLGPVDEMFFDTYDRYEPTNQNDDDNCFISTSYDATTHFETTVEDVIALYSKITGKALDLSVDLSAASAAADSEE is encoded by the exons ATGGATGAAGAATACGACGTCGTAGTGCTCGGAACGGGCCTCAAAGAATGCATTCTCAGTGGCCTCCTTTCCGCTGATGGCCTCAAA GTACTGCATATGGATAGGAATGACTATTATGGAGGGGAGTCTACTTCACTTAACCTCAATCAG CTTTGGAAGCGATTCAGAGACTCTGACAAGCCTCCAGAGCATTTGGGCTCAAGCAAAGACTATAATGTTGACATGATCCCCAAG TTCACGATGGCAAATGGCGGTCTGGTTCGCGTCCTTATCCATACTGATGTTACTAAGTATCTGAATTTCAAGGCTGTTGATGGTAGTTTTGTGTACAACAAAGGGAAG ATCCATAAAGTACCATCTAATGATGTGGAAGCTCTTAAATCTCCCCTTATGGGGTTGTTTGAGAAGCGTCGAGCTAGAAAGTTTTTCATCTATGTTCAAGACTATGAAGACAGTGATCCAAAGTCTCATGAAGGACTGGACCTCAACAAAGTTACAGCAAGAGATCTTATTTC GAAGTATGGACTTGATGACAACACAGTTGACTTCATTGGACATGCGCTAGCACTTCATCGCAACGATACTTACTTGGACGAGCCTGCTTTGGATTTTGTGAAGAGGGTTAAG TTGTATGCAGAATCTCTAGCACGCTTCCAGGGAGGGTCTCCTTATATTTATCCCCATTATGGACTCGGAGAGCTGCCCCAG GGATTCGCTCGGTTGAGTGCAGTTTATGGTGGCACTTACATGCTCGGCAAGCCAGAATGCAAG GTGGAGTTTGACGAGAACGGGAAGGCGTACGGAGTGACCTCAGAAGGAGAAACTGCAAAATGCAAAAAAGTTGTATGTGATCCTTCATATCTCTCTGACAAG GTGAAGAAGGTTGGCAAAGTTGCTCGTGCAATATGTATTATGAGTCATCCTATTCCACATACCAATGATTCTCATTCAGCTCAGGTTATTCTGCCCCAGAAGCAACTTGGACGTAAATCTGATAT GTACCTGTTTTGCTGCTCTTATTCTCACAATATAGCTCCAAAAGGGAAATACATAGCTTTTGTTTTGACAGAGGCAGAGACTGATGACCCTCAGGTGGAGTTGAAGCCTGGGATAGATCTCCTTGGACCTGTAGATGAAATGTTCTTTGACACTTATGATAGATATGAACCTACAAACCAGAATGATGATGACAACTGTTTCATATCTACT